A DNA window from Pleuronectes platessa chromosome 19, fPlePla1.1, whole genome shotgun sequence contains the following coding sequences:
- the lrsam1 gene encoding E3 ubiquitin-protein ligase LRSAM1 isoform X2, protein MPLFFRKKKPSDESQKRLEYQLCRSKEAGADDILDISACELSDVPSSAFSMCKVLQKKVFILHNNELRSLLPKGGDICSLATLKVLDLHENKITSLPEDIGKLASLQILNVEKNRLKVLPDSIGDLQLLQTLNLKGNFLSELPSSVGSLSSLRSLDLSDNNIVQLPKPLAHIRTLESFTLDAAMMTYPPASVCTEGTESIQRFLCKELGEEYCPPSQYLLPVLENDCGKQNCDQWDGLEEAWKNKFSDYEKRKDQKQQEKLAFERHLLERQNEHTQLVLMNTSRKENILNSVRQEQERMEHGVSQQQRAQEAERLLVLEKVRQAEDGISSRISNMLMDNQRQKKSTEFLQAMEEDRIRMEHLTAITQEEATSLRKREVAVAMQKMLSYSYAMNLLQEASDCRRRSLVSEANRSMENSDKRFDKMLSLQALDKSKAIAHILQEEEMQKVAFQALQLQKDAVHGSIRNQIKLIEGELMQLTKLEIKRRNLDAENLQEVLVEQRTALSDMLQQLLKQREQREQELRQILVELEQKCASNQQNYWMIQYQRLLDAKPMSLRMQEAGVEKELVNLLCKLAAQHYLPILAHHRVTTEALRHMSSSDLKKLGINEVGIQKALLNWAKEHQPEGACKVVPQDEAAEDIPTAPSPPSPPSFPNTSAAQIPSPPLTPGSPVTPAAPSPVEGPGSSECVVCMEKESQVIFLPCGHVCCCQVCSNALQNCPLCRSNISQHVRLYHG, encoded by the exons ATGCCTCTGTTCTTCAGGAAGAAGAAGCCCAGCGATGAGTCCCAAAAGAGGCTGGAATATCAGCTGTGCCGG TCTAAGGAGGCGGGTGCCGATGACATCCTGGATATCTCAGCTTGTGAGCTCTCAGAT GTTCCCTCAAGTGCATTTTCCATGTGCAAGGTTCTACAGAAGAAG GTCTTTATCCTCCACAACAATGAGCTGAGGTCACTGCTGCCCAAAGGAGGCGACATCTGTTCTCTGGCCACTTTAAAG GTTTTGGATCTGCATGAAAATAAGATCACATCACTGCCAGAAGACATTGGGAAGCTGGCTTCACTGCAG ATTCTGAATGTGGAGAAGAATCGTTTAAAGGTATTGCCAGATTCCATCGGggacctgcagcttctgcagaCACTCAATTTGAAGG GTAACTTTCTCAGTGAGCTGCCATCATCAGTTGGCTCTTTGAGCAGCCTGCGCTCCCTGGACCTGAGTGATAACAACATTGTCCAGCTCCCCAAACCTCTGGCCCACATCCGCACGCTAGAG AGCTTTACACTTGATGCTGCCATGATGACCTACCCACCTGCATCTGTGTGTACAGAAGGCACAGAGAGCATTCAACGCTTCCTATGCAAAG AGCTGGGAGAGGAGTACTGCCCACCATCCCAGTACCTCCTGCCAGTGCTAGAGAATGACTGTGGCAAACAGAACTGTGACCAGTGGGATGGTTTGGAGGAGGCCTGGAAG AACAAATTCAGTGACTACGAGAAGAGAAAG GatcagaagcagcaggagaaactGGCCTTTGAGCGGCACCTCCTAGAGAGGCAAAACGAACATACCCAGCTTGTGCTCATGAACACCTCCCGCAAGGAGAACATACTCAACTCAGTTCGACAG GAGCAGGAGCGTATGGAGCATGGAGTCAGCCAACAGCAGAGGGCTCAGGAAGCCGAGAggctgctggtgctggaaaaaGTGAGACAAGCTGAAGACGGCATCAGCAGCCGTATCAGCAACATGCTGATGGACAACCAGCG GCAGAAAAAGAGCACAGAGTTTCTTCAAGCCATGGAGGAAGATCG GATCCGTATGGAGCATCTGACTGCCATCACACAGGAAGAGGCCACTTCACTGAGGAAGAGGGAGGTGGCAG TGGCCATGCAGAAGATGCTGTCATACAGCTATGCTATGAACCTCCTTCAAGAAGCCAGTGACTGCCGCAGACGGAGCCTGGTCTCTGAGGCCAATAGAAg TATGGAGAATTCGGACAAGAGGTTCGATAAGATGCTGTCCCTCCAAGCTTTGGACAAATCTAAAGCCATTGCCCACATCTTGCAAGAG gaggagatgCAGAAAGTTGCATTCCAGGCATTGCAGTTACAGAAAGATGCTGTACACGGCTCCATCCGCAACCAG ATCAAGCTCATTGAGGGTGAATTAATGCAACTGACTAAACTGGAAATTAAACGACGCAACCTGGATGCTGAGAACCTGCAG GAGGTTCTGGTGGAACAGCGCACAGCTCTCAGTGATATgttgcagcagctgctgaagcagagggagcagagagagcaggagctgcGGCAGATTCTG gtggagctggagcagaagTGTGCGTCGAACCAGCAGAACTACTGGATGATCCAATATCAGAGGCTGCTGGATGCCAAGCCCATGTCACTGCGAATGCAG GAAGCGGGCGTTGAGAAAGAGCTGGTGAACCTGTTGTGTAAACTGGCGGCTCAACATTACCTGCCCATCCTGGCTCATCATCGAGTGACAACTGAGGCCCTTCGCCACATGAGCTCCTCTGACCTCAAGAAG CTTGGCATTAATGAGGTAGGAATCCAGAAAGCTCTTCTGAACTGGGCTAAGGAACACCAACCAGAAG GAGCATGTAAGGTGGTCCCTCAGGATGAGGCAGCAGAAGACATCCCCACAGCTCCAtcgcctccctcccctccttcttTTCCCAATACATCAGCTGCCCAGATCCCCAGCCCCCCACTCACCCCAGGATCCCCTGTCACTCCGGCAGCACCCAGCCCCGTGGAGGGACCGGGGAGCTCCGAGTGTGTGGTCTGCATGGAGAAAGAG TCTCAGGTCATCTTCCTGCCCTGTGGTCATGTTTGCTGTTGTCAGGTGTGCAGCAACGCTCTGCAGAACTGCCCTTTGTGTCGTAGCAACATATCGCAGCATGTACGACTCTACCACGGCTAG
- the lrsam1 gene encoding E3 ubiquitin-protein ligase LRSAM1 isoform X1, protein MPLFFRKKKPSDESQKRLEYQLCRSKEAGADDILDISACELSDVPSSAFSMCKVLQKKVFILHNNELRSLLPKGGDICSLATLKVLDLHENKITSLPEDIGKLASLQILNVEKNRLKVLPDSIGDLQLLQTLNLKGNFLSELPSSVGSLSSLRSLDLSDNNIVQLPKPLAHIRTLESFTLDAAMMTYPPASVCTEGTESIQRFLCKELGEEYCPPSQYLLPVLENDCGKQNCDQWDGLEEAWKNKFSDYEKRKDQKQQEKLAFERHLLERQNEHTQLVLMNTSRKENILNSVRQEQERMEHGVSQQQRAQEAERLLVLEKVRQAEDGISSRISNMLMDNQRQKKSTEFLQAMEEDRIRMEHLTAITQEEATSLRKREVAVAMQKMLSYSYAMNLLQEASDCRRRSLVSEANRSMENSDKRFDKMLSLQALDKSKAIAHILQEEEMQKVAFQALQLQKDAVHGSIRNQIKLIEGELMQLTKLEIKRRNLDAENLQEVLVEQRTALSDMLQQLLKQREQREQELRQILVELEQKCASNQQNYWMIQYQRLLDAKPMSLRMQEAGVEKELVNLLCKLAAQHYLPILAHHRVTTEALRHMSSSDLKKLGINEVGIQKALLNWAKEHQPEAGACKVVPQDEAAEDIPTAPSPPSPPSFPNTSAAQIPSPPLTPGSPVTPAAPSPVEGPGSSECVVCMEKESQVIFLPCGHVCCCQVCSNALQNCPLCRSNISQHVRLYHG, encoded by the exons ATGCCTCTGTTCTTCAGGAAGAAGAAGCCCAGCGATGAGTCCCAAAAGAGGCTGGAATATCAGCTGTGCCGG TCTAAGGAGGCGGGTGCCGATGACATCCTGGATATCTCAGCTTGTGAGCTCTCAGAT GTTCCCTCAAGTGCATTTTCCATGTGCAAGGTTCTACAGAAGAAG GTCTTTATCCTCCACAACAATGAGCTGAGGTCACTGCTGCCCAAAGGAGGCGACATCTGTTCTCTGGCCACTTTAAAG GTTTTGGATCTGCATGAAAATAAGATCACATCACTGCCAGAAGACATTGGGAAGCTGGCTTCACTGCAG ATTCTGAATGTGGAGAAGAATCGTTTAAAGGTATTGCCAGATTCCATCGGggacctgcagcttctgcagaCACTCAATTTGAAGG GTAACTTTCTCAGTGAGCTGCCATCATCAGTTGGCTCTTTGAGCAGCCTGCGCTCCCTGGACCTGAGTGATAACAACATTGTCCAGCTCCCCAAACCTCTGGCCCACATCCGCACGCTAGAG AGCTTTACACTTGATGCTGCCATGATGACCTACCCACCTGCATCTGTGTGTACAGAAGGCACAGAGAGCATTCAACGCTTCCTATGCAAAG AGCTGGGAGAGGAGTACTGCCCACCATCCCAGTACCTCCTGCCAGTGCTAGAGAATGACTGTGGCAAACAGAACTGTGACCAGTGGGATGGTTTGGAGGAGGCCTGGAAG AACAAATTCAGTGACTACGAGAAGAGAAAG GatcagaagcagcaggagaaactGGCCTTTGAGCGGCACCTCCTAGAGAGGCAAAACGAACATACCCAGCTTGTGCTCATGAACACCTCCCGCAAGGAGAACATACTCAACTCAGTTCGACAG GAGCAGGAGCGTATGGAGCATGGAGTCAGCCAACAGCAGAGGGCTCAGGAAGCCGAGAggctgctggtgctggaaaaaGTGAGACAAGCTGAAGACGGCATCAGCAGCCGTATCAGCAACATGCTGATGGACAACCAGCG GCAGAAAAAGAGCACAGAGTTTCTTCAAGCCATGGAGGAAGATCG GATCCGTATGGAGCATCTGACTGCCATCACACAGGAAGAGGCCACTTCACTGAGGAAGAGGGAGGTGGCAG TGGCCATGCAGAAGATGCTGTCATACAGCTATGCTATGAACCTCCTTCAAGAAGCCAGTGACTGCCGCAGACGGAGCCTGGTCTCTGAGGCCAATAGAAg TATGGAGAATTCGGACAAGAGGTTCGATAAGATGCTGTCCCTCCAAGCTTTGGACAAATCTAAAGCCATTGCCCACATCTTGCAAGAG gaggagatgCAGAAAGTTGCATTCCAGGCATTGCAGTTACAGAAAGATGCTGTACACGGCTCCATCCGCAACCAG ATCAAGCTCATTGAGGGTGAATTAATGCAACTGACTAAACTGGAAATTAAACGACGCAACCTGGATGCTGAGAACCTGCAG GAGGTTCTGGTGGAACAGCGCACAGCTCTCAGTGATATgttgcagcagctgctgaagcagagggagcagagagagcaggagctgcGGCAGATTCTG gtggagctggagcagaagTGTGCGTCGAACCAGCAGAACTACTGGATGATCCAATATCAGAGGCTGCTGGATGCCAAGCCCATGTCACTGCGAATGCAG GAAGCGGGCGTTGAGAAAGAGCTGGTGAACCTGTTGTGTAAACTGGCGGCTCAACATTACCTGCCCATCCTGGCTCATCATCGAGTGACAACTGAGGCCCTTCGCCACATGAGCTCCTCTGACCTCAAGAAG CTTGGCATTAATGAGGTAGGAATCCAGAAAGCTCTTCTGAACTGGGCTAAGGAACACCAACCAGAAG CAGGAGCATGTAAGGTGGTCCCTCAGGATGAGGCAGCAGAAGACATCCCCACAGCTCCAtcgcctccctcccctccttcttTTCCCAATACATCAGCTGCCCAGATCCCCAGCCCCCCACTCACCCCAGGATCCCCTGTCACTCCGGCAGCACCCAGCCCCGTGGAGGGACCGGGGAGCTCCGAGTGTGTGGTCTGCATGGAGAAAGAG TCTCAGGTCATCTTCCTGCCCTGTGGTCATGTTTGCTGTTGTCAGGTGTGCAGCAACGCTCTGCAGAACTGCCCTTTGTGTCGTAGCAACATATCGCAGCATGTACGACTCTACCACGGCTAG